TTCCACCACTTCGGCTGAAATGCCATTTTTGGAAGTGCAAACGCTTCCGCCCAGCGCCACAATGTTTACCGCTCCGCCTCCTCCCACATGCTCGCTCGTTGGCTTAATTCCTGTTTTGTGTGATTCAGAAGGTTTAATAATGCCCATTTCTTTTTCTCCTCTCACCCAGTGCGGAACGGTTACTTCCTGCAGATACACGGTATCAAATCCATAACTCTTCATCAGTTCTTCCGTCCACTTCACCGCCTTTTCTGCGCCTTCCGAACCCGTGAGCCGCGCACCGATTTGCTTGCAGAGATATTCTTCGTTCTTATACACCTGCCCGCTGGTAAATATTTCATCCGAAATTTTTTTGATGATGACAGAATCGGGCTGCCCCCCCGCCCCCCAAAGGGGGGATAATTGAAAAGAGAATATTGAAATTAAAACGCTGAAGAAAAAAGATTTGTTCATACACATAGTTTTTATTTCTTGTTATAGTTCCCCCTTCGGGGGAATTTATGGGGGCTTTTAATTATAATCGTACCAATCTCTCTTTCGTTCGAGTTTCAAATCCTGGAGCACGCTTGCTTTCACATTGAGCGTAAGCATATAACTTCTGCGGAAGCCGAACGGAATCCAGTTCAGGTGCATTTCCCAGCAATGCAAATCGCGGTAAATGTCGAACGATGTAAATGTAAAATTCTTTTTCACAAAGTCGAATCCCGAACGGAAGCCCACTTTCCATTTCTCCGTCACGTTCACATTTCCGCTGAAGGTGAACGATTGAATCACCGTATCGGAAGCGCCCGGCTTTGAATACACCACATTGTAATTCACCGCAAGGTCCCACGGCACGTTGAAGTCAACATAATAATCGGGATGCGACATAATGTAATTCAGTTCATCCACATTTTTCTTCACTGTTTTTTTGCCTGTGGTTTTGGCAGTTTTCTTCTGCGTTAAACTCCGCAAACTGGTGCTGAGCGCAAAGGCGGCATCGGTGAGGCGGTAAAGTTTTCCGTTCACCTGGTATTCAAACTTCTCGATTCTTTTTTTCAGAACATTGTCATACGCATACGGGTCGAGCACGCTGCTTAGGGTAATGTCAACTTTTTTGAACAACCGCGTGCGCGCTGAAAGGTTGGTGGTTGACCAGTTGAAATTCTCTGCGGCAATATTATAAGAAGAAGCGATTCGCAGATTATCAATGAGAACAATTTTTCTATCCTTGGTGGAAGTATCTTTTTTTGCAGGGCGGAGTTTCATCTCTAAATTATTATCCAGCCCCAGCGTAATCACTCCTGATTTTCCCGAAGCAGGCGAACCGAAAATTCCATTCTGAAAAATGGAATACGATTGCGTGTTTCCAAAAGTATTTGTCTGAACATCTTCATAAAATCCATATTGCTTCTGGCTGAAATCAGGACGCCAGCTCAGCGAAGCGGAAGGAGTCATCACATGGCGGATGGCTTTCACTATTCCGTGCCTGAACGCAAACATTCCATATAATTTTGTGCTGGTGGTGAGCGAAGTGGAATAATCATATCCGTATTTGAATGTGCGAAGCGTATCGGTAAAAACTCTGCTGCTGTCCGCATCCCAGCGCTTGTGAATGGTTTGAAAATACCCGTATGCATTGGCGCTGATGGACGGAGAAAAAATAAGCGGTCCCAGATTCCACGAAGTGGTGATGGGTGCCGATGCTTTTATTCCGTTCTGCATGCGGTCGGATAATTTGTTGACGAAGTACGGGTCTTTGAAGAAAGCAGAATCCATGCGGATAAAATTTTTCGCGTTGAAGGAAGGGCTGATTCCTATTTTATCAATCACATTCGGCTTGCCGACAAAATCTCTGCGCTTGAAAGGAAAACGCCTTCCCATAGTGAAAGCCGCATCGGGAAGAGTTACATCCACAATTTTTGTTTTCGTGTTTTGGCTGTGCGAAGCGTTGATGGAAAGATTATTCGGGCTGCCCTGCCACGATTTATTCCACGCAATGTTCGACTGAAAAGTATTGGAGAGATAATCGTTCGCATTGTAGGAATTATATTTCTGGTAGGTGCTTGTTCCTGCATTCACATTGGCGGAAAACCGCGAAGTGGGGCTTGCCTTCGCATCCTGCATGTGCGACCAGCGCAGAAAAAAATCCTGCGTGCGGGAATAATCAGGAAATTCTTTTTCGCTGATTTGAATATTGGAGTAACTCAACTGAACATTGCCGCTGTACTTATACCGCCTGATGTAATTGGAATGCGTCTTTACTCCAAAACTTCCTTTGGAATAAAAATCTCCGCGCAGCGCCAAATCAAAAAAATCGCTCATGCCGAAATAATATCCGCCATCCTTCAGAAAATATCCGAGATTGCTTTCGCCATAAAACGGAATGAGCACGCCCGATTTTCTTCCGGTCTTGTTCGGAAAAATTCCGAAGGGAAGCACTAATGGAAGCGGCACATCACCTATGACAACATACGCTGGACCTGAAATTATTTTATCATCGGGAATCACTTTCAGTTTGGTGGTCTTGATATAAAAATGCGGATGCTCCAAATCGCAGGTGGTGTAGCGCCCGTTCTTCACATAATATACATCGCCTGTATCTTTCTTCGCGTCTCTGGCATGAATGAACGCTTCGCCTTCCACCGTAGTGATTTCGCGAATCTTTCCTTTCTTCGTTTCAAAGTTGTAAGTGATTTCTTTCGCATCAAAACTTTTTTCTCCCTGCTTGAACACCGGGTCGCCAATGGCATTGCCCGCGCTGTCGAGCCGTACATTTCCCGAACTATCGCGCGCACCGCGCGAAAAGGCAATGTTGGTCTTCATGTTGAACTCAATGTAATCGGCATTCAGTTCCAACTCTTCGTACTTCACATTTCCTTCCCCGTAAAGAAAAACTTTCTGGCTGTCCAAATCCATGCGCATGGAATCGCGCGCGCTGTAAATCACTTTTGATTTAATGGCGGACTCGGAAACGGAAGTGTCGGGAGTTGTGGCATGAATCGTGTCAGAAGTTTTAACGTGAGCGGTATCTTGTGCGAAAATGAAAAAAGGAAATGAAAAATAAACGGCAGGCAGAATTAACAACTGCCTGCTGAAAAGAATGGTTGCTGCTTTTTTAACTTTCACTCCGATTAAGTAAATTTGTTTTCTTGGGTAAAACTAAATAAAAAATATAGTTGGCTTCGATACGAAACTCAAACCGCTTCAACATTAAATTGTGAACAAACGCATTCTTGTTTTTTTTATTTCGCTGATTGCTTTTCTGAGCACATCCTTCCTTGTTGTTCGACATGCGGATGAATCAAAAGTTACACCGGAAAATTTTCTCTTAACGAATTTTAACAAAATAAATTCAGGCGGCTCGTTTCCCTTCGGAATAAAAACAGTGGTGATTGATGCAGGGCACGGAGGAAAAGACCCCGGCTGCATCGGAATAACCAATGTATATGAAAAAGATGTGGCGCTGGGCATTGCGCTCAAACTCGGAAAATATATTGAAGAAAAAATCTCCGATGTGAAAGTGATTTACACGCGCAGCACCGATGTGTTTGTGGAACTGGATGAACGCGCTGCCATTGCCAATAAATACAAAGCCGATTTGTTCATCTGCATTCACTGCAACACCGCCTGCTCCATTGACAAGAAAACAAAAAAGACAAATTGCAATCCGGATGTGTTCGGAACGGAAACCTACGTGATGGGCTTGCATAAAACCAACGCCAACCTGAACGTGGCAATGCGCGAGAACTCTTCCATCCTCATGGAAAAAAATTATTCGAAGCGCTACGAGGGCTTCGACCCCAACAGCGAAACCGGTTACATTCTGCTTACCATGCAGCAGAATGCTTACCTGAAACAGAGTTTGAATTTTGCTTCCAAGGTGCAGAAACAGGTGAAAGAAAAAGCCGGGCGGGTTGACAAAGGAGTTCAGCAGGCGGGGTTTCTTGTGCTGTGGCGAACGGCAATGCCGAGCGTGCTCATTGAAACAGAATTTATCTCAAGCCCATCGGCAGAAAAATTTGTGGGCGGAGAAAAAGGGCAGGATTACATGGCGCGCGCCATCTTCAGCGCATTCAGGCAATATAAAGATGAAGTGGAAGGAAAACTTATGAAGTATGAAGATGAGATTGAGAATACGCCCAAGTATGTTCCGGAAAAAGATACTTCCGGTTCGAAAGGAAATAAGGATGCTTCGACTTCGCTCAGCGTGACAAGTGAACTAAAAAAAGATTCGGTAAAGAAAAAAGAACCCGTGATTGAGAGCGAAGAGAAAATTAAAGCTTCACCGAAAGATTCTATTCCTCAACTCATGCCGCGGGTGGATACAGCCAGGTCAGCAGTCAGTACAAAAAAAGATTCTATCCCAAAGTTAAAAGTCAAAAGTGAAAAGTTAGAAGTGAATATAAAAAAAGATTCAACGAACAACGGACAACTAACTACCGGCAACGGGCTAATTATTTACAAAGTTCAGTTCTTGTCTTCTTCGCAGCGCATTCCGCTTGTGTCTGATAAATTCAAAGGGCTGAAAGATATTGGCGAATACCGGGATGGCGCTGCGTATAAATACACCGCAGGCGAATTCAAAACCATTGACGATGCCATGAAGTACCGCGCAGAAATGCAAAGCAAGGGCTATAAAGATTGTTTCGTGGTGAAGTTTAAGGATGGAGCGAGAATGAAGAATTAGTTTCCGGTTGCCTGTCTGCGGTTTACTGTTTAAGTTGTCATGTTGAGCGAAGCGAAACATCTTTTACTTTTACGTATGCGTTTTTCACCAACCGAACTGCATGCCCTTCATAACTCCCGCTTCTTTTACATTAAAGCAAGCGTTACAAAAAAAATGGATGCGCTGCTGGCGCAAACCAGAGATGAAATAAAATCAGTGATTGAAAAAGAAAAAATAATTCTTCCGGCAGAAGCAGATGCGAGCATGGGGAAAATCTTTCGCGGAGAAAACTATCTCGGGCTTCCTTATCTTATACTTGATTACCCTAAATATTTCGGAAAAGATTCCGTGTTTGCATTCCGCACCCTGTTCTGGTGGGGGAAGTTTTTCAGTTGCACGCTGCACGCAGGGGGAATAAGGAATAAAGATATAAGGTATAAGGGAGATGTTCTATCGGGCAAGGGCGTTTATTTCTGCGTGAACGATTCTCCCTGGCAGTATCACTACGGAAAAGACAACTACCTGCTCATTGACAAACTTACGGAAAAGCAAATGCAGGCGCATATCCGGAAAAATAACTTTATCAAACTCTCGCGGAAAATGGAATTGAAGGACTACCGCAAACTGCCTGAGTTTGCAAGGGAAACGTTTGAATTGTTTATGAAGAATGGTTAAGCATTGCTTACTGTATCACCACCTTCTCCGTAAAAACTTTCAAACAAACTCTCCCTCATTCCCTCTCTTTTTGAAAGAGAGGGATGTCCGAAGGACAGGGTGAGTTACTGTATCACCACTTTTTCAGTATAAATCTTGCTCTCGCTCTGCACCTTCATAAAATAAATTCCTTTGGGCTGATTGCTTAAATCAATTGAAAGATTCCTCGCTCCGCTCGGAATGACACTTTGTGTCATTTTTTCTCCAAACACATTGTAAATTTCTATTTTGTATTCATTGCCTGTTGCCGACTGCCCGCTGCCGACTTGTATTTGAAAAATGCCGGAGGAGGGGTTGGGATAAATAATAAGTTGAGAAGCAAAATCTATTTGAGAAACCGCGTTGGGATTATTTGTTTTGTAAATATTGGAACGCGAAGTGTTCAGGTTGGTTGCATTCGGAACCGGATTTTTTATGGTGGGCGTGCAACTGATGCTCCACTGGGTTTCCACGCGCCAGCTCCCGTTTGGGTAAGATGAATAATTGGGGTCAGTTACGGTTTGCTGAGTACCCGATACTCCCGCCACCGTTTTCCAGTTTCCATTACTTAAATCATCACGCCTCAGAATATAGCCCGTTACAGGGTTCGCGGTGTTTTCTATGGCGTAAAAATTCCATGAAAAAGTTCCGCTGTTGTTGGTAGTGTAAATGGTGTTGTGGTAATTACTCATGGCGCTGTAATTTCCGCAGGTGTCGCGCGCCACAAGTTTGTAGCGGTAAGTTCCTTTGTTGGGGTCGCCTGTGTAAGGAAAATATTTTGCAAACACAGTGTCAACAAACATGCTGAGCGAATCAAAAGGCACTGCGCCTACAATTTGATAATTGTTTGTTGTAATTTCCCTGTAAACAATAAAACTATCCACTCCGCCTCCTGCAAAAGGAGTTTTATCCCACAAAACAATATTGTATTGCGAAAGCGAATCAACTGTGACAGCGCAGATGGAAGGTGCGGTTGGTTGTGGAAGAGATGTAATAGTAACTATATCGGATGCACTGCCGCCAATACCATCACTTACTGTTACTGTATTTGTTCCTGCACACAAGCCCGTTGCTGTTGAAGTTGTTTCTCCGCTGCTCCATAAATAGGTATAGGGAGGCGTACCATTTAATACACTTGTACTTGCAGAGCCAGTACATTGATTACTGCAAATTGGATTACCGGTCATTACTGCAGATATGCTAATAGGATCATACTTAAATACTGTTCCATCACTATTTATGCCGCCCGAACTTGTCATTCCATAGAGAATGCCTCCGCCAAAAATAACAGAGCCGTAAGGATTATTTCCGTTTGAAGCGCCATCAAAATCCATGAGTTTGGTATACCCGCTTCCATTGAAATATACTTTAAAGAGGACTCCGGCACCGTATGTGCCGCCTTGATAGGTCATTCCATAGAGATAAAATCCGTCAGTAATAAGAGAGCCATTAGGATTACTTCCGTTTGCAATATTTGAAAAATCGAGCAGTTTGGTATATCCTGTTCCATTGGGCATTATTTTAAAGATGGTTCCGTAACCGTTTGCTCCGCCATTTTGTGCCATTCCATACAGATAGGTTCCGTCATACATAAGGTCACCCGTAGGATAACTTCCATAAAAAGCGCCATTAAAATCAATCAGGTCGGCATAGCCGGTTCCATTGGGCATTATTTTAAAGAGCACTCCCAGATTGTTTGCACCGCCTTTGGCTGTCATTCCGTAAAGAAATGTTCCATCAGAAACAAGAGAGCCAAAAGGAGCTTGTCCGTTTGTTGCATTAAAGTCGAGCAAATCGGCATAGCCGATTCCATTGGGTTTTATTTTAAAAACTGTTCCGTAATTATTTCCACCGCCCGCATTTGTCATTCCATAGAGATAAGTGCCGTCATAAATAAGAGAGCCGTGAGGACTGCTTCCGTCTGAACCGCTTCCGAAATTATGCAGGATTGCATAACCGGTTCCATCGGGCTTTATTTTAAAGATGACGCCATAACCGAATGTACCTCCAAAGGCTATCATTCCATAGAGAAAGGTTCCGTCAGAAATAAGAGAGCCGTAAGGAGTGTTTTCGGTTGTTGCGTTAAAATCCAAAAGTTTGGAATACCCTGTTCCATCGGGTTGTATTTTAAAAATAACTCCATCACCAGTTGTGCCGCCTGCACTTGTCATTCCATAGAGAAATGTGCCGTCAGAATAAAGGGCGCCATAAGGACTTTGTCCGTTTGTTGCGCCTGCAAAATCGAGGAGTTTGGTGTATTGGGCAATCACCGAAAAGCGAAAGAGTACGAAAAATACGAAAAGAGAGAAAGAGCGAAGGAGTAAATGTTTTTTCATCGTGTTTTATTTGTTAATGATTATTTTTTTGTTCACTGTTCCTTGCTCTGTGCTCATTTGCAGAAAATAAATTCCGCTGGGAGCATCAAGACGGATGACGGATGACTGACGACCGATGACGGATGCTGAATACACTCGCTCACCGTATACATTATAAATTTCTACTTGCCTTGCATCTGTCGTCTGTCCTCCGACCTCCAGCGTAAACATTCCGCTGCTGGGATTGGGATACACCTCAACTCCAAACTCTGAACTCCGGACTTCACTAACTCCAATCACGCAAGGAGCAGGAATGGCAAGTGTTCCACCGAGAGTATAAAAGTCCTTGTGAAATGCCTGATAATAAATATTTGCAATCGTGTCATCATGGATGATAAGTGTGTTCTCATCGTTCTTCGTATCGGCAGAGTTTGTCCAGTTGTGTGAGCCCGTGAGCACGAGCGGATCGGAGCAAGTATTGCTTGGGTCAGCAATTAAATATTTACTGTGATAAATATAACTGCCAGTATATTCTTTTAACATACTTCCTAATCCTGTAGTCAGAATATTATAGGTCGTTGGAGAGGAAGACGCAGTATATTGGTCAACAATTCCCGCCACATAAACTCCGCTGTTCTTTTTTGCCACCAGCGAATCGGCATCGTTTGCCAATGTCAATGTATAAACTCCAAAATATAAATCGGTGTTGGCGCTGCTGATGGAAGAAAGAATATGATTGTTTGTTCCATCGCTCGGACTGAAATAAAGTTCTACCAAATGCCCGCCAATCGTAAAATTATGTTTGCCTAAATCGGTTTTGTAAGGACCAAACTTAGAGTTCGTAGAATTAGAAGTCATTCCCGTATCGCCCCACATCATGTTGAACTCCGCTGTGTAAACATGCGCCAGCGCAGAATCCTGAATGCAAACCATGTTGTTGTAATCATTGTTAAACTGATTGGCGTTCCAGTCAAATGAACTTGTGTTCACCCAACTGTTAAGCGCATTGGATGATTTCCATCTTCCGTCAAGAATCACAAACTTGTTGTGCATGATATTGTAATTTGCTCCTGTAGGACTTGCAAGTTTTGGAATGCCCGCATTGAGTGCCGCAAGCCCGGTGTTGGATGCAGCGCCATCATAGATGTAACGGATTTTTATTCCTTTTGCATAAGCGTTATTGAGTGCGGTCGCAATGTTGGAATATCCGCTTGACTGATTATAGTCGTACTGCGCAATGTCAATTGTATTTTTAGCGCGGTTAATATAGGCAATCAGCGTATCATCGGCAGTTTGATTCAGGTAAATTGCATTTTCTCCGGTTGATACGCTGTTATCCACGGGCTGGTTAAAGTAAATCAGAATTTTTCCCGATGACGATGAAGGCGCTGCATTAATTCCTGTGAGAAGAAAATCATCGAATGCAACATTGCCTGCCGATTTTGTATAAGTAAACTGAAGCGCGATTGCAGCAGAGGGCACTGCATATTTTTTTATCGTGCCGCTGGTTGGAATAGGTTTAATCGTGCTGATTGGATTCCAGTTAATGTTGTCGGTTGTATAAAGAGCATCTAACGAACTCACCGTATCGGTGCTCACGCCTTTGAGCCAAAAACTTACCGAGTCGGGGTTAGAAAAAAATGGAGTAGTGATGGTGGCGCCATTCGTTCCGAACTTGTAGGAGTTAGGTCCGCTGGGACCGGAATTGGCAGCGCTGGTGTAATCGCCATTCGTAGTAAATATCCAGCCAGCGGGAACTGTTGCTGCTGTGCCCTGATAGGTTGTAAAGTTTTCCTGAATGAGAATTGATTGTGCATGAGATTGCTTCACTGCGCCAGTAATGACAGCAATAAAAATGATTGCGTTCCGCTTGAGGCGGAATGCAGAGACATAAAGTTTTTTCATCGTGTTTTATTTTATTACTCTCCCCCTTCCCCTCTCTATGCATAGAGAGGGGTGACGAAGTCGGGGTGAGTATTATTTATTGATGATTATTTTTTTGTTTGCAATGCCTTGCTCTGTTTTTATGTGCAGAAAATAAATTCCACCGGGCGCTTGGCTTAAATCAATCGTGAGATTCCTCGCTCCGCTCGGAATGACACTTCGTGTCACTTTTTCGCCAAACACATTATAAATTTCTATTTTGTATTCATTGCCTGCTGCCGACTGCCCATTGCCGACTTGTATTTCAAACAGCCCGCTCGTGGGGTTCGGATAAATCGTCATTTGTAATTCGTCATTCGTCATTTCATTTGTTCCGGTAGCAGTTGCATTCCAGCAATTAGTAATGGGAAGAACCGAAGAACTGCTTGCGCAAGCGGGTAATCCAAACATATCTTCCAGCGTGCGCAGCACATTGTAATGCGTGATGTGCATCGTGTCTTGCCCGGCTTTTACCATTGGTCCACAAAAAATTGTAGTGATGTGATTGCTTGAAATATTATCATCTTCATCAAAACTAAGAATGAACAAACTGTTATGTGTTTTCGCCCACTGAATATATCCGTCCATATTATTTTTTAGCCAAGTGTCGCCTGCGGGAATTGCCACCAATGGATTTGCAATGGGGTTGTGCATATCGTCTGCCAGATTCGGAATCACAAAACAAAGCGTTGGCAGCGAAGAATAATTTCCAGCGGGATAATTTGTAAAGGGCTGATGGTCGGCAGAAGAAATTTGATTGGTGCCCGTGCCCTGCCAGTTTACCCATGGACAATGCTTGCGCACATAATTGCCGGAAATGGAAACAGTATCTCCGGTTGAAGGCAAACTCTCGGCATAACCGGAAAAAGTATAACTGTTCTGTAAAAGTTCAGCGCCCAAATTGCAAGTGCTGAAAGGAGTATTAGTGGCAATGTTATCAGTTGTAACTCCCTGATTGTTTCCTGAAAAGAGCATGATATAATTGGGCTGGCTCGGATGCGTGAGCGCATAAGAATTTACAAACAGCGCGCTATTGGTATCGGTACTCAGTGAATTGATGTATGGCGCTTCCGCAGTATTTCCAATAATGTCGGAGTAAGAATAATTTTCTTCCATCACAATCACAACATGGTCGGGTTTGGGAATAGTTCCCGTAGGAACAAGCGGGGCTTTTTTCAAGAGAAGAAAATCATCGAACGCAACATTGCCTGCCGACTTCGTGTAAACAAATTTTAAATGGATGGCTGTACTATCCACATGATGCCCCAGAGTTGTTCCCGAAGTGGGAATCGGTTTTATTTTTACGAGCGTTGTCCATGTGATGCTGTCGGATGTTTCGTACAGCGTAAGATAACTTGCCGTGTCGGTTGATGAACCCTTGAGCCAGAATGAAACTGAATCCGCTTTTGCAAATGATGGAGTAACAATGGTTGCGCCTGTAACTCCGAATTTATATGAGTTTGGTCCGCTTGTGCCAGAATAAGAAGTAGTCGTGTAATCGCCCTGCCAACTGAAATACCATCCTGCCGGAACAGTGGCTGATGTTCCCATGTAATTGGTAAAGTTTTCCTGAAGGAGGGTGGTTTGCGCGAAGGCAGAATTGATAATTGATAATTGATAATTGATAATTGCAACAGCAACTATGTAAAAATACTTTTTCATCATGTTTTATTTATTGTCCGAACAAAGTTACGGACTCCGTCATTTTGCGGAGATGATTAGTTTTTTAGTTGCAATTCCTTCAGCGGTTTTCAGTTGAAGGAAATAAATTCCACTGGGCGCTGCGCGCAAATCAATGACGGACGACTGACGACCGCTGACTGATGCTGAATACGCTTTTTGCCCAAGCGTGTTGTAAATTTCTATTTGCATTGCGTCTGTCGTCTGTCCTCCGACCTCCAGCGTAAACAGCCCGCTCGTGGGGTTGGGATAAATAATAAGTTGAGAAGCGAAATCTGTTTGAGAAACCGCGATTGGATTATTTGTTTTGTAAATATTGGAGCGAGAGGTATTGAGGTTAAGAGAATTAATAGAGGGATTTTTTGGATTGATAATAGTGGGTGTGCAGGTGATAGTCCAACTTGTTATTACCCGCCAGGTTGCTGTTGCCTGATAAGTTGCATACTGCGGGTCGGTGCCAATCACGGAGGAAGCGCTCAGGGTTTGAATGGTTACATAATTTCCGTTTGATATATTATCGCGCTGCAAAAGATAATTTTGCCTGTAATACATAAAGATACTTTGATGGTAAGGGCTCTTTGCGCTGGTGTTGCCGCAACTATCTTTCACAGCAAGTTTATATCTCCAGGATGTAACATTCGGGTCGCCATTGGCGGCATAGAGTGTGCGCACGGTATCAATGAACCAACTCAGCGAATCGTACGAAACTTTTCCGATTAAGCCGTAAGCATTGTTGGCAGTGTCGCGGTAAATAAAAATTGTATCTCCATGTTTGGTCTGTGCTTTATCCCATATAATTTCATTATTCTGCGAAAGAGAGTCAACGGTAATTGAACAAATGGCAGGAGCGGGCGGAGGATTATTTGTCATTGTGAAAGTTGAGGAAGAAGTGCACCCGTTAGCATCTTCAACGGTAATAGTGTAATTACCGGCTGAAAGTCCGGTTGCAGTTATAGCAGTTCCGCTTTGCCCGCTGCTCCAGAAATAGGTATAAGTTCCTGTACCTCCCATAGCTGTTGCCTTTGCCATGCCTGAACTATCACACACAGGATTGCCAACACTGCTAGCAGAAACACTGAGCGCATTTGGCTGAGAGATAGCGGCAGTGAATGTGGTTGTACATCCGGTGAAATCAGTAACAAGAACACTGTAGGTTCCCGCTGCAAGTCCTGTGGCAGTTTGTATGGTCTGAGAATTATTCCAAAGATAAGTGAATGGAGAAACGCCCACTGTCATATTCACGGTTTCCGTTCCATTGCTTCCTCCATTGCAACTTACATTAGTAACAGAAATAGTTCCCGCAAGCGCAGGCGGCTGGGTAATAGTTGTTGAAAAAGTTTGGGTACATCCGTGCGCGTCAGTAACTAAAACGGAATAGTTTCCTATTATCAATCCTGAAACATTTTGCGTTGAAGAATTATTTGACCAGAGAAAAGTATAGGCAGTTGTTCCGCCCGAAACAGAAATATTAATTGCTCCGTTATTTCCTCCGTTGCAGGTTACATTTGTTTGAGATGAAAGAGAAGCGGATAGAACTGCCGGTTGCATAACCGCAAAAGAATCAACATGGGTCCATCCCCACGCATCTGAAATATTTATGGTATAAGTGCCTGCCATCAGCCCGCTGATGTTTTGTGTTGTTGCTCCGTTCGACCAGAGAAATGTATAAGGAGATGTGCCGCCCGATACGGTTAGATTAATTGCACCATCACTCAATCCATTGCATGAAACATTGGTGATTGCGGCAGTATCTGTAATAGGAGAAGGCATGGTGAGTTTCCAAAGTTCCCTGCCGATAATTCCATCATCGGCACGAAAGAACAAAGTGTTTGCATCAGCCGTAAGCATATCAGGAGTGGATGAACCGGCACCGGAATAAATATCAGAAACCCTTTTAGTGCCTGAAGCAGTGCCTGTGCTTGTCCATAATTCAGCGCCATAAATATCATCAGATGCTGAAAAGAAAAGTGTGTCGTGAAAATTGACTAACGATGAAGGAGAAGAGCCGGCACTTCCCGGATAAATATCTTTTACCATTACAGTTCCTGCGGTTGTTCCATTGCTTTTCCAGAGTTCGGGACCGTTGATGCCGTCATCAGCAGTGAAAAATAAAGTTCCGTTTATGTTAACTAAGTTGGAAGGATTAGAACCGTTTGCTCCGGAATAAATATCTTTTACCATCACTGTTCCGCCTGTTGTTCCATCGCTTTTCCAAAGTTCAATACCATTTGTTCCATCACCTGCCTGAAAAAAGAGCGTGTTGTTTACATTGGTTAAATAATAGGGCCAACTGCCGTTTGTTCCCGGCCAAATATCTTTTACCAAAACAGTGCCCACTGATGTCCCATCGGTTTTCCATAATTCATAATCGTTAACGCTGCCAGTACGGGCATAAAAA
Above is a window of Bacteroidota bacterium DNA encoding:
- a CDS encoding LPS-assembly protein LptD, with amino-acid sequence MKVKKAATILFSRQLLILPAVYFSFPFFIFAQDTAHVKTSDTIHATTPDTSVSESAIKSKVIYSARDSMRMDLDSQKVFLYGEGNVKYEELELNADYIEFNMKTNIAFSRGARDSSGNVRLDSAGNAIGDPVFKQGEKSFDAKEITYNFETKKGKIREITTVEGEAFIHARDAKKDTGDVYYVKNGRYTTCDLEHPHFYIKTTKLKVIPDDKIISGPAYVVIGDVPLPLVLPFGIFPNKTGRKSGVLIPFYGESNLGYFLKDGGYYFGMSDFFDLALRGDFYSKGSFGVKTHSNYIRRYKYSGNVQLSYSNIQISEKEFPDYSRTQDFFLRWSHMQDAKASPTSRFSANVNAGTSTYQKYNSYNANDYLSNTFQSNIAWNKSWQGSPNNLSINASHSQNTKTKIVDVTLPDAAFTMGRRFPFKRRDFVGKPNVIDKIGISPSFNAKNFIRMDSAFFKDPYFVNKLSDRMQNGIKASAPITTSWNLGPLIFSPSISANAYGYFQTIHKRWDADSSRVFTDTLRTFKYGYDYSTSLTTSTKLYGMFAFRHGIVKAIRHVMTPSASLSWRPDFSQKQYGFYEDVQTNTFGNTQSYSIFQNGIFGSPASGKSGVITLGLDNNLEMKLRPAKKDTSTKDRKIVLIDNLRIASSYNIAAENFNWSTTNLSARTRLFKKVDITLSSVLDPYAYDNVLKKRIEKFEYQVNGKLYRLTDAAFALSTSLRSLTQKKTAKTTGKKTVKKNVDELNYIMSHPDYYVDFNVPWDLAVNYNVVYSKPGASDTVIQSFTFSGNVNVTEKWKVGFRSGFDFVKKNFTFTSFDIYRDLHCWEMHLNWIPFGFRRSYMLTLNVKASVLQDLKLERKRDWYDYN
- a CDS encoding N-acetylmuramoyl-L-alanine amidase, with protein sequence MNKRILVFFISLIAFLSTSFLVVRHADESKVTPENFLLTNFNKINSGGSFPFGIKTVVIDAGHGGKDPGCIGITNVYEKDVALGIALKLGKYIEEKISDVKVIYTRSTDVFVELDERAAIANKYKADLFICIHCNTACSIDKKTKKTNCNPDVFGTETYVMGLHKTNANLNVAMRENSSILMEKNYSKRYEGFDPNSETGYILLTMQQNAYLKQSLNFASKVQKQVKEKAGRVDKGVQQAGFLVLWRTAMPSVLIETEFISSPSAEKFVGGEKGQDYMARAIFSAFRQYKDEVEGKLMKYEDEIENTPKYVPEKDTSGSKGNKDASTSLSVTSELKKDSVKKKEPVIESEEKIKASPKDSIPQLMPRVDTARSAVSTKKDSIPKLKVKSEKLEVNIKKDSTNNGQLTTGNGLIIYKVQFLSSSQRIPLVSDKFKGLKDIGEYRDGAAYKYTAGEFKTIDDAMKYRAEMQSKGYKDCFVVKFKDGARMKN
- a CDS encoding T9SS type A sorting domain-containing protein; the protein is MKKHLLLRSFSLFVFFVLFRFSVIAQYTKLLDFAGATNGQSPYGALYSDGTFLYGMTSAGGTTGDGVIFKIQPDGTGYSKLLDFNATTENTPYGSLISDGTFLYGMIAFGGTFGYGVIFKIKPDGTGYAILHNFGSGSDGSSPHGSLIYDGTYLYGMTNAGGGNNYGTVFKIKPNGIGYADLLDFNATNGQAPFGSLVSDGTFLYGMTAKGGANNLGVLFKIMPNGTGYADLIDFNGAFYGSYPTGDLMYDGTYLYGMAQNGGANGYGTIFKIMPNGTGYTKLLDFSNIANGSNPNGSLITDGFYLYGMTYQGGTYGAGVLFKVYFNGSGYTKLMDFDGASNGNNPYGSVIFGGGILYGMTSSGGINSDGTVFKYDPISISAVMTGNPICSNQCTGSASTSVLNGTPPYTYLWSSGETTSTATGLCAGTNTVTVSDGIGGSASDIVTITSLPQPTAPSICAVTVDSLSQYNIVLWDKTPFAGGGVDSFIVYREITTNNYQIVGAVPFDSLSMFVDTVFAKYFPYTGDPNKGTYRYKLVARDTCGNYSAMSNYHNTIYTTNNSGTFSWNFYAIENTANPVTGYILRRDDLSNGNWKTVAGVSGTQQTVTDPNYSSYPNGSWRVETQWSISCTPTIKNPVPNATNLNTSRSNIYKTNNPNAVSQIDFASQLIIYPNPSSGIFQIQVGSGQSATGNEYKIEIYNVFGEKMTQSVIPSGARNLSIDLSNQPKGIYFMKVQSESKIYTEKVVIQ